AAGTCAGATCACATTACTGTGTCAATCACTGTGTTAATGCACCACTTGCATTATGTTAGCTGCCTAAAGTCGTATACTAGTAGGTTTTCAGTAATTACCGTGTCTTTCCAAACAACTGTAGTTTGCATTGTGATTGAGGAATCTCAcctacaaatatttttttacgtTTGAATTGTTACAGCACACACTTATAATACCAAGACTCTCTAActtcaatgaaaaaaatgcagaaagacaaGATCCTATAGAATGTGTCAAACCAGTTTCAGGAAAGACTGAAGGCCACCTGAGTTTCagcctgttttattttgaagcttCTGAGCAGAAGCAAGTTTCTGATAAATGCATGTAACATTCACTATGTCTCTGCATTTTCTCCACTTGTAGCTATATTTTCTTCTCGTCTCTGTGCTACTGatgttctcttttatttttctattgaaCACATGTTTCAAACATGTGAATATTACTCTCTGTGTCTCATATTGTGTGGTGTAACTGGGAACATAGTGATCTAAGTGAGAGCCTGAAAGCAAAACATGCGtatataaagacaaacacaaactgtgaaatAGCTCACATTCATGATTATGTAAATGTCTTTGATAGTTGCTTGAGTACTTTATGTAACAGCAGTTCTTAGGTACTGTTACTCTTTGTCTCGTATAGTGCACTAAGGGCAAATATCATTTTATCATGGCatcttctttacttttttttttgtccttttggcttatcccgtgagttcagggtcgcctcagtggatcattgtctgcatgtagatttggcacagtttttacaccggaagaccttcctgacacaaccgtccccaatttctaccgggcttagaccgtcactgcacagctggggaggggaaagggctgttggggggggggggggtggcatTCTCTTTACTTAGCTTGTGTAAATGTTAACATCATCTGTAAGTGTGATGTTAACATTAACTCATCGACTTCATCAATCTGCTATAACTGCTTAGGACttaagatataaataaaacccCAAGTTAGTAGAATTGAAAAGGTCTTTGGGCTCTGTCTGTATATTATGCAGCATGTCGgcattgtttcagtttttactgCCCAGACAAATTAATGTGCAGCAGCTGGTGTTTGTTAGGCCAAGTTTATATTTTAGGAAACTTTGTACTTGCCAAATGGACTTAAGGTAAATGCTGCGTGTGTTTGCAAACAGCTGTTCCCATGATGGGGAACATGAGCTGTGGCAGCGGCAGTATATATCCAGGACTACAGGATGTCTGTCACAGCCAGTGCACACATGCATTCTGCAGTGTGGCCCTCAAGCTTTCCTTCTTCCTGTATCAGGTAATTCACAGCAAACTATGCAAACATCTCGACTAAAACAATTCACAACGCCATCTTTAGAAAGGGAACAGAAGGttctctgtgaaaacatttgtcagaaagTGTGACGGTCAGTATGCTTGAAAAACCTGAAGAGCAGGTAGTGGGAACATTAACAAAGGGGAGGTGGTAGTGATGGGTTAcctttttttggctttgttcGCTTGCACTCAGCACCCCCTGCTTCTCTCTCTAATTTCTCTTCTCGCTCGTTCCAGCGTCGCACCTGTTCCTGGCGCATTTTCAGAAAGAGAGTCTTCTTCTGGTCCTCATTAAGAGCATTTAGGACATCAGGGTCAATGTACATGTCTGTTAAGATCTGCTGCAGCATGTTGCCAGCTGAATGGTGGGTTTGGATGGTAAAAGAAGTCGAAAGAAGGAGGCGCTGTCCTTTGCCAAGCAACTTCTTGAGGTGGACAGTATTAGTTTAATCGTGTCATGGCATAGAAAAACACGACCTTGTCCGCTTCTTTATCCTGAAAACCACTCTCATTTATGCTCACAAACCAGTCTTCACAAATCAgttcattctcacacacactcttgtacTTGGTGTACAATTTTACTCATTAGCACATGCCTGGGTACATTCACTCACTCACccatacacaaacatgcagacacacacacacacaggcacacagtcCACTCTCCTCCCTGCACAGCTAAGGTGTcagctttgttttactttgaatgTCATCACTGGGCCaatctaaaaggaaaaaacacagataaagaacttaaacaaacatgttgaagattatttgttttgtccTCTAAAGATACTTTTTCAAATTTGCAATATTCTTTATAGTACTTGTTTTCACCGCTCATCagaaactttgttttcttttagtcaTTTCTTTGGCAATTGTGTTTCAGCAGATTAACTCGTCCCTCCCTACATGAATACGGAAGAGCCCAAATCCTTCTACTAAACTGACAAAAAAGCTCTGTCCTAAAATGGGTGGAGATTCTAAAGGAACGGTACTGTTTCTGTCATCAGTGGCCCACTTCCCTCCTTCCCCTCCCTGCCACACATCCCTTTTCAAACCCATGTTCCTTTCTCTCCCAAACTCCCATGAGATAGCGGCTCCATTTTAATATGGTCAGTTTCTTGTTGCAAGagagaacaacaaaacaagGTCACAACCCAGGAAAGCTTGAGGCGGTTTTTCTAACAAGGAGATTGAAATGGACTCTTCCAATCACAGTGGGTAGTTAAACAATGGCTACCACAGAAGCAGCACTTGGAGGGAAAGAAAGATTGTCTCAGACTGAGAACTCTACCACTGGTAGAATACACATGAGTGTCTACAAAACACACTGTAGGGATGCAAAGAAGGAAATGAAGGAAAGTGAGGAGAGAAAATAAGTGATACAAAATAATAGGGAGCTCTAAGAGAAGGGTAGAATTTGCTGTAGTACTCACATTAGGATGTAGACAGTCGCTCCACAGCAGAGTATGCTAACTAAGCTGAAAGACTGTGAGCGCCTGTGGGTCCTCCtcgtctttgtgtgtgtgagactgggCTGATGACATCACAGCATTCCATAATggctctccctccctccctccctccctctctctctctcaaacatacacacacacacaaacaaatacatttaaaaaagggggACTAAAGCAATTCAGGAAGTTGGCCTCACACATTAAGgagtaaagaaataaaataattcatcaACATTCAAGTTATTTATATACAAGTTATACAAGTTATATACAAGTTATTTAAAATCGGGAAAACAATTCTTATACGTACAGTaattgctttatttgttttcccaaaaactgtcattttttacacatttacagtttatatttgatgcaaatgttttatacaTTGTGTACAAGAGTTTCAAATATATTGTTGTAGTTTCTGTTATATATAGTTTGTTACTTAAAGTGCagttaaagggaaaaaaataacattataattattgcattttttaatgttGGACTGTGTAAAGAAACATCTcatgcaaacagaaaatatgCTTTGTGCCAGATTTGGCTCAAAGCTAATTTCCATGTGCAGTCTCAGGGCAAGTAGACACAAGTACAAGATAATTTTAATCCCTGTAAGTATGGCCATCTCTTGCCTTTAAAGCACCCGGGAATTTGGGTAGTTATTAAAGGATTTATAGGTAAGCATTCGGAGAACCAGCAACTCTTCCATTGACTTAGACTGTCAGTGTCCTTTGTCTCTCCGTGTAATCACATGACTACATGAAGTTGTGCTCAGGGCTCAGTGGTGGCCAGACTCTTCTGTTGCAAgactctttgtttttcatcttccttcatacagtaataaaaacataatgagaaACACTCTAAAGTGTTGGGTAAATATAGCACCTATTAGTGTTGGGGAAATGTAGTTTTACAAGGACTTGAACTACAGCTGCCTTATGAACAAATCTAGTTTGGGGAACTAGATTTACTTCCACTTTAAATTGTGCTTAGTTAGCTTTAGTTAGAAAAGCATGTAAAccaattgaattaaaaaacacaacctgGAATAGGAATTGTATTTATACTTTGAAATTCTTATTTACCTTGTAAAACCATGTAAACCAACTGCCTCAGATAATAAAGTAACAGACTCTTCTGTAGCTTTAATATTAAGAACGGCTACACAGCTAACCACACCCCCCATCCCCCCAATTTAATGAATGTGCATTACTAATTTTATACCACAGtactataatataatataatacgTATACTACAAAGGTAAACTCTTGAAATCGATAGACTCCCCCAACACACACTCCTTACATCTCCCccatctctctgttttctctgcttttgaCCCCATTAATACTTACATAATTAATTACTACATGACCTTTGCCTACAAGATTTTCTAGACACCTTTTTGTGAATTTCTGCCTCTTATTGGTTAAGTGgtgtcattgcctcatttggtgctactgtacttgattgttttaagttggcttcactcaaaaacaataagtggggcctggtgactcaatgggtaggttgggatgcagaaggccacaggatcgaatcccacccttCCAGGTCTGTCCCCTTGGCGCCATAAAATGGGAGGATTGTGGCAAAGAATGGCCACCAGcataaaaaactcatgccaaatcaatgtgcagaacatgttctgctatTGCGACACCTGAACGGACGATCCAAAAACTGCTGATAACTCAAAAACAATAAGTAAATGGGTTTGAACCCCCTTTTTTACAAAACtagtaaaaaatacatattgctGATAACTGAGTAACTTTATCTATATAATGTAAGTTAAGATTGCTACTGGATTTTACAGCTTAGAAAAAACTGTTCAGACTACaaataaatctaattaaaaGTGTACATATGATTctaaatcataaaaacacaaatatttgcatattagatcttcttgttgctcttattatgaagtttgtaatcatggtcagcCTGCTTTTCCAAAGCTATTTCCAATGATATCATCTAAACTCCCAATGATGAAAACCCCCTCTATGTGgtgtcatttggaggagtttCTCTGCTAGAAGCAGATAACTATTTTGATATTGTGAATTCATATTGTGAATTCATTCAAATTTGTCAAGTCACCCTTTAATTCTATTAAGATTCTCTTCCACAGGCCTGTGTAGCCTAAAATAGAGTACAGTATCCTGGAATACTCCTGAGATCTACTGTAAACCTGCCCTAAACACAACAAGGAGGCTGGTCAATGGTGTTTCATCTTCAGAGCAGAAATGTTATAAAAGGGACAGCTTTTCATGGCCCAAAATTGTTTCACTAGTCACtacacaaaattaaaactgtTGGAATCACTATGCAAACACGGATGGAGTTATCTACTGAAAATTGTTGTTATACTACGCGGAGTTCTCAAACACGGGCATCTACCCAAAAGTTGGTTAAAATTACCCAGTACCAATGAGTTGTCGGGATCCATcgttggtgtttttttaatacttcatTGCTGGGACACTGAATAAAAAGAACTTTTTCTCAATTAGCTGAAATATTGTTACACAAACTGTATACAAACTCTGGGGGATGTTCTGCTTTAAACAAgactttttaaataagaaaagcaATCAGTGTCTCAGTTTTGCCAGATGTAATGGTGTTAAACGTAGAGAAGAGAAGTTAAACCGTATAATGTTCAATTGTATGGCCTGAATTTTAGGCAGTGATTGTGAGTAGTGACATGCATACAATATGCAGGTCACTACTCATCCtggcatttatttaaatagtttgtctgttttgtcagttttacCACACTGAagccaaaacacattttccctctaGGAGTCTTGTTTCTGAGTTTACCATTTGTATGTAAAGAGCATCCTCTGGTGGCCAAACGTAGGGACACATGCTTTGAATTACGTCACCACCATAAGCCATGCTGACCTGCTTCAGGATTTAGCACCAAATTACAAagttgaataaaaatgaaagcacaGTTTAAGCAAAGCCAGCTTTCCAAACATTTGCTGCCCCCATGGCTTTCTAAAGCTCGGCAACACACAAAAGGCACAAAGCAGCGTGTTTTTTTAGCAAGTGAATCACAATATTCACCATTGTCAGGGAGTGCTGTGACATTGCAGACCATGTTGCAGCAGCAATGGAAGCTAAAACAATAAAGTGGTTTCTAACAGCCTTTCTGTAGGGGATTGTAACCATCGTGCTTCTATtgtgataaaaaataaagaatttctTTAGCATTTCTTCGGTATAACCATCGTGGATTcccaagtctttttttttttattactaaatgtaatttatccCTGGTTCTACTCTGTTGCGTTTGTGCTCCCAAACCCGTGAAAACCTTAACCAATCATGTATGAGCAGTTCTATCTCCCTTtatacctctgacttcaggtacaactctTTTCTGAAGACTCTGCAGTTGTGGGATGTATCAAGGGTGCAGATATCACAGCGTATTGAgcagtggtggacagttttcTTAACTGCTGTGAacacaatcatctccagctcaaaagcagtaaaaaaaaaagaaagaaagaaactggtggtggacttcaggaagcCCGGGATTCCGGTCAATCCTCTCGCCTTACAGGGAGAGGAGGTAGAAGTGgcagctgggttttttcttacttattggtTATtaagtagtttgtacttgtttattggtTTGGTGGacgttttttcctttcttttctacttttcacatgGGGAGCATCTATAACacggcaacacaatttccctatgggatcaatacagttgtttgaatcttgaagaTCAAAGTCAGACCCTGAATTGGCATCTTAATTTCGCAGACCCTGTTCGTTTTTCTTACCCTCCCTTCTGGTCAGTGTCGTAAAGACATGCTTTTGAACATATCCAGACTCTGCACTCTGACCTCCTCCCTGGAGAATGAGTGTTTGTGGTGATGGGACATACTAACGTTAGACATCCGCATATTGACATTTTTCTAATGTGGTTTCTTGTGAGGAGGCCAAAGTGAAGGCACAGGACAATTTGAAGTGGTAGAATTCCTCTCAACATCTGTTTATGTCATTGCAACTCAGTCATAGTTTAAAGGCAATTGAAGAGCAATTCAAAGAAGAGAAATCATGGAATACAGATGATCACAGATTGCATAGTCAGgatggacagagaaaaaaacaatgctttattttacagcctggtattacacatacagtactagtGTAAAAATCTCTAAGAAGACATGAGTTCAGGTACTTGTCATTGCAAAGTTTGTACTTTAAAGGCTGTAAAATTAAGCTTTAGTAATTATCATTGCAAATGTCGAGACATTACAGACAACACtacataaaaattaaacaaaactttCATCTGTGAACTGTAGACATTTGGGgaagttatttttttcccaaaaagaaatgaaacataCAACACATACATTTTGAACGTAGGTTTTCCCTCATGggtaaattaaatttatttttaaaatttgtcaaatttacataaattatatttgatGCATCAAAACCAAACGCGCAAATCAAATCCCCTCTTTTTACTTAAAGAGGCAACATAAGTGAAAACGACATTCTTTGAGATAATTTTTAACAAGTATTGGTCAGGCATTTTATTAACCTGGAAAAGCAAAATGCTACACACAACAACCACTGAAGACAGTTCACCATACACCTTAATGAGGATTGGACTGAAGCACCTTTTCTTAGCTTAAAGCTAAAATGAAGATTtcactgctttttcttttcccaaaACTCCATTGTGTGTTCATCCTCAACAATCCGTAAGCCAAGTTTACCCTTCTTGGAAAGAGGCATACTTGCAGTGATGTTCGATTTCAAGTTAAAATACTTACTAGTGAACTCCTTGACCCAACAGGCTCCTATAGACCTTGGTTTACTATAATTTCATCCAGGATGGAGCTTTGAGTGCAAATAAAGGCATACGACTCCTTCATGAGAAATAAACATGGGATTCAGCCACGTGCTTTCAAATAGTAATCATATATTTAATTGATATACATATATTGCCACCATTGGCACATACGATATTGCACACAGTGATGAAATGTTGCACAGAAAAAATAGGTATATTTTTTGTGGGCGATAACATtccaaaattacaaataatgtgGAATAACGCTGAAAAGGTAGAACTAcgtaaaacaaagaacaaaacaagacatgCTTGCTACTCCCCATTAATTGAGCGACTTACAACTTACACATAACTGCCCAAGCCATAGAACGAGCATTTCAAAGGGGGCTTGCTAACATTAATGTAACATTTCAGGCCACTACCGATGTTCCCAATCAGCCCCTGCTCTCCCTGCTAATGCACTCGGCTAGTGAAGAGCCAACTCTTCTGCATCATCTTGCATCTAGGTGACCACCCCCTTCCATGTTTACATGTAGGCCGATACCTGGATGGCTGGGGAAAGGGGATGGCAAGGAAGTTAGGGAAGAAGGAAGGTAGCAGAAAAAAGTTAAGAATTCTGCTCCTATTTTTCTTAAGAGTTTGTAACAAACCCTTTTAGCACCACGAGTCGTGCGCTAGCACACAAGGGGGCTGAGACacaaaaatggaagaaagatagaaagagaaaatgagaacaaaaagAAGCCAAACTGCGATCCAAAGCACCAGGCCAGCGTGTAAGCATGCGGAGTTTGTAAGGCACCAGGTTGTTTATATGCTGAAGAGGATGCTCCCAATCAGGTATCACTTAGGCTATACCAGAGGCTCCAAAAATAGGTGGTCAAGGACAGTCTAGTTTGCTGGTTTCCAGTCAATCTAAACAAGGGAGCAATCATTTAATTCAATGCTGAGGTAAATGTGACATTATCTGATTGTTGCCAGTTTCTCTAGAGTTTACTGACAGAGTTTATAAAACTGCTATCACACATCTATGAGATGCGACTGAACTGGATTAAAACCAGTTGTTTTCCATGTGGCAGCCCAAATATTTACAATTAGACCAAAACAGAATCTCGTCACCCCCCCAGGTAGATATTTGGGCTTACAAATCTATAGAAGAGCTATGAGTACATGCTCAAAGTAGCTCCATTAAACTTCACACCTCCAGATCTTAAACTTGTGGGATTGGTCACATCCATTGACACAAAACTGGAAGTTTACCAACAGGTAAATTGGACTATCTACCATGGCTCATCCAGGTGTGCTCCTCAGTGGCCCTTCTCATAGTGTGATGATGATATTGTAATTACATCTTGCAAGATTGCTCCTTTACAAATCATGCCGTGGAACAACGTCCACTATAACTACACAAAGCCTTTGGATGGAATCACTCAGCCCTCATCTTGAGATTCATACAATATAGGCAGCTAAAGATACATATGGAAGGTCCTTGAGCCAATATTTTGGGAGACCAACAGAATTTATCTTAGTGCAGATTAACATGCAGCAACAGCACTCCTTGGCACCATTTAGACTTTTATGACTGAATGTGGGTCACAAAACGTTTCTGTTTCAGCTATAGTAATCAATAATGCGCTGCTGAGTTTTGCCTCTTCTTTTCAGACCACTAAGCCAATCAACACAGTATGTGTGGGGTGTTTGTGTTGTGAAGTAATCTGCAATTTGGGCCATTTGCTACATGTTGTCACTGCATTTTCTATATCAAATACACATTTAGTAcctttaaaatgaacacattgCATTAACAACGAGACACAAAGGTAGTCTATAATATATCCATCTGCATGGCAACAATttcaactgaaacaaaaattacaatattaataTCTCTTTGAATACCTCGGGCAAATGTCAATATGTCAACATCCATTGACCAGTTCAGTATATTTGATTTTTATGCAATGCATATTGCACAACAAATAGAGCACTTATTTCATTTCATGAAAATGCCTACGTTCCTTTTTATACTGCATGACATCTAACCAGTTTCCGAAGCAGGCCTAGCCCTCATATGATTTATGTGTAAACACATCTCTACTCACAGGTAAAGGTAAATAGGATGGCAAGTACATGTGACAACCGTTTACAAAGTTTTTgaattttggtttaaaaattaaaatatctgaTTTGTGCTGAAGTCATTAGCTCACATGAAAAGgaaatttcttcttcttttttttttctcttggaaCTCGGCAATTATTCCATTTGAACATTGCAAACACTTTTTTACAATAGCTTTAACTGGTACAAAAGTTTTCTGTTAATAAGGGAAATAAACACTCGGTTCAATATTGTTTGTCAAGTAGGAAACAATGTTCAAATATAATGTTATTACTTTGTTTAGCAGCCTGTTAACTGTATTAATGGTGGATAAGTGGGGTAACATCCAGCGATGCGTGACAACATGTCATAACTGTCAGGTTGTGGAGGTTTCTTATATCGTGGGTGATGCTCCCTTTGAGTTAAACCATTACAGTTAAATCTttagatttctttctttatacAGTAGAGTCTTTAATTATATTTCTCTTGTTATTTTCATTACTcttgcatgttttttatttttttaattattattattattttatttttgctctctATATCAATCCTCGTCTCCATCGTCTGCCTGCATCTCCTCTTGTTGCTGCAACTCGCATGCCCTTTTCTCACGCTGTTTCTCTTGGATTTTCTTCATCTCCTCGGAATATTTACAGAAAGTATTCCCAAATTTGGACCACACTTTATAGGGCACCGTAATCGAGTTGCGGTACGTTGGCTTCACCTCGCTTACCCTCATGAACACACCATACTTATTGGATCCGACGTCGAAGAAAAACCGTTTGTTGTCCACAGTCAATGAAGACCCTTCGGGCAACTCCGCAGGTTCGTCCTCTACACCGTAATCGTCAATAAGTTTAGCCAAAGCGTCGCGAAACTCAATAAGTCCCTGGGCAGGTAGAGCAATCGTCTGGCCTTGCGTGGAACCCAAACCGGGCCCCCGGTTAACGGTCTGTCGAATCCTCAGAAACCGTCCCCTCTGGTTCTCTTTCAGATCCATGTAGTATTTCCGATTCTCTCGGACCAAGAACTCGCTTTTAAGTGCTCGCCGGGGCTCGTCTTGTACCAAGCCCGGGGTGCTGGGACCAAGCTGGGCATAATGTTCGATGAAGTCCCCCAAGTAGTCACGGAACTCCACCGCCACGGACATGGAGAGAGTGAGGCGGCTCTTGTTTCCACCGGCCCCGACTTCTGCTATCTTCAAGAAGCGGCCTTTCGCGTTCTGCTTAACGTCCAAATAGAAGCGTTTGTTTTGGATGTCAACACGCTTCGACGCCAGCTCTTGTGTCTCATGCTGGAGGCCGGAAGCCGAGCCCGCCCCTCCTGTCGCAAGGTGCATGGAACCGAAGCCTGGGCCCGTGGCTGCTCCTCCCTGCTCACTTCCACTGTCTCTGTCCGCCATGatgctgcctgcctgccttctccctctgtctgctgcAAAGCCACGGCCAGCCAGCGAACGCCGGAGCTCTCGCGAGATCTACACAGagacgttaaaaaaaaaaagaataaagcgAGGGGAAGACTTTAATGTAGAGTGAGGACGATGTTTATTGTCTACTAAAAGTTGTAATGCCACGAGCTGTCACTTGTTCTTGTTTGGAAGAAAGTAATCTTCCTCAGACACGTTAAGTTTCGATTTGTCGATTCATCCTCTGAATATTACGGTGGTTTTGCTAGGCTACTTGGAAAGACCTTAGCTTTAACTCCCTTTTAAATGAAGAGCAGAAAAGTATCCTTTAAAAGTAGTACTAGTAGACAGTACAACATATTACTACACATATTTGCTGTACTAAAGGTACAGCCGTTGAAATACCTGTGGTAAGCTGACaatcatttgtctgtgtgtcccCGGATCAAAACTGGGCCAAAGACGTGCAAGTAAGaagtttttttcaattttaatacttaaactttgtatttacttttgcaAGTTTAACATCACCatgttaaatataaagaaatatttaacgCCACTGCATAAATAGGCAactactaatttaaaaaaaaaatgagtgggCCTAATAATTAGGCCTCTTTACAATGCTGTACAGCCAGTGGCACGGAATCCATCCGGGTTTAACTAGGCCTTCTTGAATAACATAGCCCTACAATGAAATGcattctaatgtttttttttattcatataaaagatatttatttGAACGTACTGGGGATCAGTTCTCGTGTGACGTAGCCGACAcgactgtttgtttttattattagacGACATTAGGATTTGTTCTCTAACGTCTCGAATCCAAATGTGCATTTCTAGCGTGGAAGAAAGACGCCTCGTTGTCCAGACATATCCAGCAGGCAGCGACTAACGTAGGTTAATTGTTTTAGGAACAGTATTTGGGTTAAAGTGAGACCACCCCCTCCTCATCATGTCATCTAGAAAATGTCATGATGGCAAAGGTTTTCCTACTCTGTCTCCAAAGCGCTACAGATCGGCGTATCTGTCTCACTTTTATTACTAACCCCGAAAACGTTATAAAGTGGGtagataaaatacaaatgattcGTCCTTCAGTGAACCATAGCTGTGGTCACCCTGACGTCTTTTGAGAAGAAACATgttcacagagagaaaaaccGAAGACTATAAAACCGTGCAAGACCATATAAAATCTCTCCACCTGTAGCCTGCTCTCATCGGGCCCCTGGTCCGAACACCACGTCTCGTCAGATTTATAGAACAAGCCTGGGCCTCAAATAGCAGCGTAATGTGCGTGCGGCCTGATAGAGCCACGTGTGGAACAATAAACTCTGACTTTGGTGCGACTATCAAGTCATCTTTGACTCATTACCCATTCTCTGCTAATTCTCTCTCTAAAGTC
The Channa argus isolate prfri chromosome 24, Channa argus male v1.0, whole genome shotgun sequence genome window above contains:
- the puraa gene encoding purine-rich element binding protein Aa produces the protein MADRDSGSEQGGAATGPGFGSMHLATGGAGSASGLQHETQELASKRVDIQNKRFYLDVKQNAKGRFLKIAEVGAGGNKSRLTLSMSVAVEFRDYLGDFIEHYAQLGPSTPGLVQDEPRRALKSEFLVRENRKYYMDLKENQRGRFLRIRQTVNRGPGLGSTQGQTIALPAQGLIEFRDALAKLIDDYGVEDEPAELPEGSSLTVDNKRFFFDVGSNKYGVFMRVSEVKPTYRNSITVPYKVWSKFGNTFCKYSEEMKKIQEKQREKRACELQQQEEMQADDGDED